The following proteins are co-located in the Clostridia bacterium genome:
- a CDS encoding TIGR04066 family peptide maturation system protein → MKGKERIIVHPYDSHFTPVLRNTNFLNEYDIVGVSSLTGWGFSGKDAGLADGGNLTGIIVEKKFDVLIELCDTVLFLESDLKCSFELNIYPQIMQAINAGKNIICTLDLKEKYKEIYDACMSKSVNFNYLRKSDASEPEYLNKPGKISDISTPIIAVISVTEGANKFAIQLSLRDNIQKMGYKVSQVGTRNYCELLDFHSFPEFMSSGTIPEYKKVLLFNEYIKNIEVQEEPDVIIVGIPGAIMPFNNDIHNGFGILAYEVFQAINPDASILSLLYEDYKAEYFDILTKKIRYQFGFDVDGINITNKKVDWMEMMNNKTSTIRTLSINTDFVNKKVKEFNNKSDIPVFNILDDSDSKSMAQVIINKLEGNANIKII, encoded by the coding sequence ATGAAAGGTAAAGAGAGAATAATTGTACATCCTTATGATTCACATTTTACTCCGGTATTAAGAAATACGAATTTTTTGAACGAATATGATATCGTGGGCGTTTCTTCGCTTACTGGTTGGGGTTTTAGTGGTAAGGATGCTGGTTTGGCAGATGGCGGCAATTTGACCGGGATTATCGTCGAAAAAAAATTTGACGTACTTATTGAACTATGCGATACCGTACTATTTCTTGAATCTGATTTGAAATGTTCATTTGAATTGAATATTTATCCTCAAATTATGCAAGCAATAAATGCAGGCAAGAATATAATCTGTACATTAGATTTAAAAGAAAAGTATAAAGAAATCTATGATGCATGCATGTCGAAAAGTGTGAATTTTAACTATTTAAGGAAATCAGATGCTAGTGAACCTGAATATTTAAATAAACCGGGTAAAATATCAGACATCAGTACACCTATTATTGCGGTAATCAGCGTCACTGAAGGAGCGAATAAATTTGCCATCCAATTATCCTTAAGAGACAACATTCAGAAAATGGGTTATAAGGTTAGTCAGGTAGGAACTAGAAACTATTGCGAATTATTAGATTTTCACTCATTCCCGGAGTTTATGTCTAGTGGTACAATACCTGAATATAAAAAGGTTCTATTGTTTAATGAATACATAAAAAACATAGAGGTGCAGGAAGAGCCGGATGTTATAATAGTTGGAATACCTGGTGCAATAATGCCATTTAATAATGATATTCATAATGGGTTTGGTATTTTAGCTTACGAGGTATTTCAGGCAATAAATCCGGATGCTTCAATATTAAGCCTTCTATATGAAGACTATAAAGCTGAATACTTTGATATTTTAACTAAAAAAATAAGATATCAATTTGGATTTGATGTTGATGGCATAAACATTACCAATAAAAAGGTGGATTGGATGGAAATGATGAACAATAAAACATCAACTATCAGAACACTTTCAATAAATACGGATTTTGTTAATAAAAAAGTGAAAGAGTTTAATAATAAATCGGATATACCAGTTTTCAACATATTGGATGACTCGGATTCAAAAAGTATGGCTCAAGTGATAATAAACAAATTAGAAGGAAATGCAAATATAAAAATTATTTAG